The genomic window GCAGGTTTTGGCGGTAGAAGTCGGTATAAGTTTTCTCAGGATTGAAGTCTTTGAACAACTGCGGATAAATCGCTTTGGCCATAAATTGAATTGATGCGCCGTCGGAAAGCGTGCGCGAGTTGGCGTGGTAGGCGGCGTAGAGGCGGTTGTTTTTAATCGCAGGCAGGTTCGCCCAGCCGGCGCGTTTTGCAAAACCGGCCAAGCGCTTTTCCGCTTCGGCTTTCGGAATGCCCCAGCCCATCACCATGGCGGTCGGGCTTTTCTTCAATTCGGTTTCGCGGCCGGTAATCACGATGACGTCGGGTTTGGCGGCGAGGACTTTTTCGGGATTGATCGGGCCGTAGAACTCGACCGAAGAAGCGGCGATATTGTTGCCGCCGACCAGCGTCGCCATCGAACCCCACATGCTCTTGCCGAAAGTAACGCTGTGTTCCGCAGGGCCTTTGTTGCCGAATTCGACATACACTTTAGGCTTGGGCAGATTGGCTTTTTTCACGCGCGCTTGGATGGTGTCGGCGATGCGTTTGTAGTCCGCCGCCAATTTGTCCGCCTTTTGTTGCTGGCCGGTCAGCGTGCCGATAAGTTTGGTTGATTGGATGTGTTTGGCGACCGTTTGCGCGTTGTAGTCCAACACCACAATCGGAATGCCCGCCTTGTTGATGCGGTCGAGGTCGGAACCCAAAGCCTTATACTGCCAGTCCGCCAAAATCAGCAAATCGGGTTTCAATGCCAAAACCTTTTCAACCGAGAACGTGCCGACTTCCACCTCGCCCACGTCGGCTAGCTGGTTCAGCTTAGGCACGGCTTTGCTGAACGCCGCCCAGCTCGGCGGCGCCCAGTCGGCCCAAACCGCTTTGGAGAAGCCGACCACATTATTCAGCGCGTCCTTGCCGCCGATGGCCATGTAATCTTGATAATAAAAGCCCAAAACCACGCGTTTGGCGGGCAGGTCGACGGTTACTTTGCGGCCGTTGACATCGGTAATCTGAACCGGTTTGGCATGGACGGCGGCAGTGCCGAATGCCAATGCGGCGGCGAGGGCAAGGGAGGAGAAGCGCGACAGTTTCATTAGAGTAAAATCCTTTTAATAAATAATGTTATATATGATTTATATATGAATAAGAATCTTTCTTATTTTTAATGCGAGCCTAATGGATTTAAAATAAACGGAAAAGTTCCGTTATTCAGGGAAGTTTTTATTGCAAGCGTGATGGTGTTTATTGTTCAGACAACGCCTGCCGTTTGCCGTATAAAAGGTCGTCTGAAACCTCAAGTAAATACATAAACCTTTGTATAGTGAATTAAATTTAAATCAGGACAAGGCGACGAAGCCGTAGACAGTACAGATAGTACGGCAAGGCGAGGCAACGCTGTACTGGTTTAAAGTTAATCCACTATAAATATTCAATCATTTTATTCCTCGAAAGTCCGCCATGCTGACAATTACCACCTGCCTTGCCTACCCCGAGCCGCCGTCCAACCTGCTGCCGTTGGCGGACGCGCTGACACGGGACGGCATCCCCACCACCTTCGCGCCTTGGCAAAACCGTCCGGAATCCGCCTTCATCCTGCCCTTGTGCGCATGGGATTATGCAGCGGAGCCTGAAGCGTTTGGGCAGTGGCTGACCGAAGCGCAAGCGTGCGGGCAAAGGTTTATCAACCCCGTCGGGCTGATGCGTTGGAACATGGACAAACGTTATTTGTGCGATTTGGCAGAATGGGGAGCGGACGTGATTCCGAGTGTGCAGACGTCGTCTGAAAAAGAAAAATTGGAAGAAATTTTAGAGAATCGGGGCTGGCGGGAAGCGGTCGTCAAACCCGTTATCGGGCAGAGCGGGCGCGGCGTGGCGAAAATCAGGGCGGGAGAAGTGTCGTTGACGGCAGAGGATTATCCGCAAGGCGTCATCGTCCAGCCTTATATCCGCGAAATCGAAACGGCGGGCGAAACCTCGCTGGTGTTTTTTGAAGGGCGATTCAGCCATGCCGTACTGCGTATGCCGTCCCAAGGCGAATGGCGCGCCAATTCCGCCTACGGAGTCGCCGTCAACCCTGCCGGACCGCCGGAAAAAGCAGTCGAAACCGCACGGCAGATATTGGCAATGCTGCCCCAAATACCGGCATACGCCCGCATAGACGGGACGCTAATCGGCGAAAGATTACTGCTCAACGAATTGGAACTGATCGAACCCGCCCTTTACCTGCATACCGCTGAAAACGCGGTTGCCCATATGGCGCAGGCGGTAAAGCGCGTTATCGCGGGCTGACGATAAAGAGTTTATGCCAAAAAGGTCGTCTGAAAACAAAGGGAGCGAGTTTTCAGACGACCTTTGTTCAAAATCAGCAAACGAAATGACGGCCACGCATTATAAACGCGCGATAAAGCCGGGCAGCTCGGACAAATCGTTCAAGATTGCCAAATGCGGCCGCGTTGCCAGTTGCGCGGCGGTATGTGCGCCGGTCGGTACGGCAACGGCGGGGGCTTTCGCATTTGCCGCCATATCCAAATCGTGGGTCGTATCGCCGACAATCAAAGTTTGCGAAGGCTCCAGCCCCAATTCGGAACATAAGGCAAAAACCATATCGGGCGCGGGTTTGGACGCATATTCGCTTGCGCAGGCGGTTGCCATCCAAAAATCTGCCGTCCCCGTCTGCATAATAGAACGGTCCAAACCCGTACGCCCTTTGCCTGTCGCTACGGCAAGCCAAAAGCCTTGTTGTTTTAAAGTGTTCAAACAAGGTATGGCTTCGGGGAACAAGGTCATATTGTGATTGTTCGGATTCAGATAATGCGCGGCATAGGTTTCTGCCAATTCTTCGCGCAGGTGTTCGCCCGCATTAGGCGCAAGGCGGAAGATGATTTCGGGCAGGCTGTAACCGATTAAGGCGCGGATGGCATCCGCATCGGGGGCTTTTAAGCCGCAGTCGGCAAAACTTTGTTGGAACGTACGGATAATCGGGCGCGTCGTATCGGCAAGCGTTCCGTCCCAGTCGAAAATAATCAGTTCAGGCTTCATCAGAAATCCTTTCAGACGACGTTATCAATATGATTGTATAGCGGATTTTAAGACGGTTCAAAACAGCATTTCCTTTGAAGATTTGTTTGGACGGCAGGAAAATACGGCAGTTTCGGGTAAAATACGACGGTTTGCCAATCATCCGAAAGAAACCCATGTATTCCCTAGCCCGCAGCCTGCTGTTCAAACTCGATGCCGAAAAAGCCCACCATTTCACCCTCGACGCGCTCAACAAAGTATACAGACTCGGCCTGCTTCCGATTTTCGACAACCGCACCAAGCCCGTCAAACTCATGGGCATCACCCTGCCCAGTCCCGTCGGACTGGCTGCCGGACTCGATAAAAACGGCGAATACATAGACGCATTGGGCGCACTCGGCTTCGGCTTCCTCGAAATCGGCACGGTAACGCCCAAACCGCAGCCCGGCAACCCGCAGCCGCGCCTCTTCCGCGTTCCCGAACACCAAGGCATCATCAACCGCATGGGCTTCAACAACCACGGCATCGACGCCATGATTCGAAACATCGAAAAAAGCCGTTATCAAGGCGTGTTGGGCATCAACATCGGCAAAAACGCCGTAACCCCCATCGAAAACGCCGCCGACGACTATCTAATCTGCCTCGAAAAAGCCTACGCACACGCAAGTTACATTACCGTCAATATTTCCTCGCCCAACACCAAAAACCTCCGCGCACTGCAAGGCGGCGACGAACTGAGCGCGCTGCTCGAAGCCCTGAAAAACAAACAGGCGCAGCTTTCCGCTGCACACGGAAAATACGTCCCGCTCGCCGTCAAAATCGCCCCCGATTTGGATGAAGCACAAATCGAAGACATCGCCCACGTCGTCAAAGCCGTCGAAATGGACGGCATCATCGCCACCAATACCACCATCGACAAATCAAGCCTCGGCAGCCATCCGCTCGCAGGCGAGCAGGGCGGCCTAAGCGGTCTGCCCGTGCGCGAAAAAAGCAACCAAGTGCTGAAAACACTGGCGGAATACATCGACGGCAAGCTGCCGATTATCGGCGTAGGCGGCATCATGAACAGCAAGGACGCCGCCGAAAAAATCCGCCTCGGCGCAACCGCCGTCCAAGTGTACAGCGGCATGATTTATAAAGGTCCTGCATTGGTGAGGGACTGTCTGGCAGCGTTGAAGTAAGGGAGGCTTTTAAGAAAAGAGTCGTCTGAAAACCCATATTTAAGGTTTTCAGACGACTTTTTGTGTGAACATAGATGATAAAAGAATAGATGCAGGTATACAGATTGGCTTAACGACCGTTTTCAGCCGTTTCAATGAATATTCTATCGGCTGCTTATCAAGTTTTAAAGATAGATATATGATATATAAAGTAGGTAAATATATAAACAAAAAAGACCTTGTTTAAACAAGGTCTTTTTTATCTGGTGGAGGTAAGCGGGATCGAACCGCTGACCTCTTGCATGCCATGCAAGCGCTCTACCAACTGAGCTATACCCCCGAAATTTGGTGGCGAATCAGGGACTCGAACCCCGGACACAAGGATTATGATTCCTCTGCTCTAACCGACTGAGCTAATTCGCCGTTTCGTGAAGTCGCTATTATATGTTGTTTTGGGTTTTTGGCAAGTTTTATTTTGTACTTTGTGTTTTGTTTTTGTTTTTCAATGGAATAAAACATGGATGAGGTCGTCTGAAACGGTGTTTCAGACGACCCGTGTGTTTGGAGGATGGTTTGAGGTGGGGGATTTCAAAGTTTGTGGCAGATGTCGCCGAAGCGGAAACCTGTCCAGTCGATGCCGATGTTTTTGCCAAAGGCGATGACTTTGAAGAGTTCGCCCATTTCGTGTTGGTCGGTCAGTTTTTGTACGGCGGTGCTGACACGGAGGTAGTCTGCCGTGCCTAGAGGGGCGGTTTGTGCCAGCAGGTCGGTAATGCCTAGGTTGAATAGGAAATGGGACTGGGGCAGGTAGCCGATGAGGTCCAGTCCGCCGTCGGTGCCTGCTTGGGCAATGTCGGTAAAGTTGACATGTGCGGTCAGATCGGTCAGACCGATATGGAAAAATGTGTCATGAACAGTGTGGTGACGGTAGTGGGCGATGAGCGTGCCTTCGTCACGTTGCGGGTGGTAATACTGGGCGGCGTCAAAACCGTAGTCGATAAATATCATGCCGCCACGTGTGATTTTCTGCGCGAGGGTGAGAATAAAGGCGTATTGGGCGGGGTGTAGCTCGCTGGTGTAGGGGTGTTCGGTTTCGGGGAAGTAGGTGGCGGCTGAACGGAGGAGGTTGGGTTGCTTCAAGGGTTGAGGGCTTTGTTCAAGCTGCCCGTCGGGGTTAATGGAGACGCCGATGTGTTGAAAGGTGTTTTGGGTGCGGCGGATGATTTCAATGGGCATAGCATCGAGGACTTCGTTGCCGATGATGATGCCGTCGAAGGATTCGGGCAGTTCGGTCAGGTGTATGACTTTTTGTGCCAGTTGCGGGGTGGTGTGTTCGGCGATGAATTGGCGTTGGCGTTCGGCAAGCTCGGGGGAGAGTTCGATGATGTGGTAATGCTTGAGGTCGTCTGAAAGGCTTTTCAATAAGGTGGCGGCGAGATGTCCCGTACCTGCGCCGAATTCGTAGATGTTGCCGGCGGTTTGCGGGAGTAGTTCGGCAAGTTGTCGGGCGAGGGTTTGTCCGAATAATGGGGTGAGGGTGGGGGCGGTGATGAAATCGCCGTCTGTGCCGATTTTGTGGCTGCCTCCGGTGTAGTAGCCGTATTCGGGTATGTAGAGTGCAAGATCCATAAATCGTGAGAAAGGAATCCAATTATTTTGGGCTTTTATTTCCTGTGTGATGATTTCGAATAGTTTGGAACTTGAGGCTTGCGCGGCAGGGGAGGGGAGGGGGAGGTGTGCCTTCATAATTGTTAGATAATGTAAAATTTATGAATTTATTTGTCTATTATAACGTGAACGGAAAAGGGGCGTTTTTTCATTTTTTTATACCATATATTGTGTCTAAATAATATTTTTAATACTACATATTGTGTTTTTAAAAACCAAATCGGGTAAAATGGGCGGTTCGGCTTGTTTGCCTGTTTGGTTAAAATACTGTTTTTTAATGATTTTGTTGTTGCATATGTACTGGGATTTTAGAGTAAGGCGATTTGACCGAGGCGTTAAAATTTTTTATAGTGTGGGCTAGTGGGGCGATGTGGGTAAAAGTGTCTGCATCGCCCAAAAAATTCCGATTTAAACCGATAGGACGAAATTGTGTTTGGCGGCGCTCACGAATTGAGTATTGACAGCAAAGGGCGGTTGGCTATTCCTGCCAAGTTCCGCGATATTTTGCTGCGCCATTATACGCCGTCGATTGTGGTTACTTTGGATTCCCGTCAAAAATTGCTGATGTATCCGGAGGCTGAATGGGCAAAGGTTGCCGAGCAGCTTTTATGCCTGAAAACGGCAGGAAATCCGATGTTGCAGCGTTATCAAAATCTGCTGCTGCACAATGCGGATACGCTGGAATGGGATAGTGCCGGCCGCGTACTGATTCCTGCCAATCTGCGCAAACGGGTGGATTTTGAAAAAGACGTTACCTTGGTCGGTCGCGCCAACCGTTTGGAATTGTGGGGCCGTGAGCAATGGGAAGCTGAAATGACTCAGGCTTTGGATGATGATCCTGAAGAGTTGGCATTCCAATTAAGTCAGACGGATTTGCAATTGTGAGTAATGCTGAATATCAACATATCACCGTTTTGTTAAATGAGGCGGTTGATGCTCTGGCGGTTCGTGAAGACGGTATTTATGTGGATGGGACGTTTGGCAGGGGAGGGCACTCCCGATTGATTTTGTCCCGTCTGGGCAGTCAAGGTCGTCTGATTGTGTTTGATAAAGACCCGCAAGCGATTGAGGCGGCGCAAAAGCTGGCCGAGCAGGATGGGCGCGTTACGGTCGTTCATGACGGGTTTTCCAGTTTTCAGACGACCCTGGATAAGCTGGATATTGAAGAAATAGATGGTGCGTTGTTTGATTTGGGGATTTCGTCCCCGCAGATAGATGACGGCGCACGGGGTTTCAGTTTCCGTTTTGATGCCCCTTTGGATATGCGCATGGATCCGACGCGGGGGATGTCCGCTGCAGAATGGATTGCAACAGCATCAGAACAGGATTTGCACGAGGTTATCAAGAATTATGGTGAAGAGCGGTTTAGTCGCCAGATTGCGCGCGCCATTGTTGCGCAACGGACAGAAAGTCCGATCGATACAACCCGCAAGCTGGCGCAGCTCGTGGCACAAAACGTCCGTACTCGTGAGCGGGGGCAAGACCCTGCGACGCGCACCTTCCAGGCAGTTCGCATCTTTATTAACCGCGAGCTCGAAGAGGTAGAGGCGGTTCTGCCGCAAGTGATAGGTCGTCTGAAACAAGGCGGGCGTTTGGCGGTTATTGCGTTCCATTCGCTTGAAGACCGCATCGTGAAACAGTTTGTCAAAAAGTATTCGCAACATCCTCCTTTGCCGCGTTGGGCGGCAGTAAAAGAAGCGGATTTGCCTCTGCCGCCGTTAAAGGCGGTGGGAAAGGCGATAAAGCCGGGTGTTGAGGAAACCGCCTCCAATCCGCGGGCGCGCAGCGCAGTTTTACGCGTGGCAGAGCGGACGGGCGGTGAGATTGCAGAATAAGCATTATGTGGGGCAGGTGTCCTCGGAACAAACAGATTGAGGTCGTCTGAAAATAATGAATAAATTAAATATCCTTTTGTTGGTCTTGGTATCGGTATCTGCTTTTGCGGTGGTCACTGTGCAAGACCAATCGCGTTTGCACTTCATCGCTTTGGATAAAGCGCAAAAGCAGGAAATCAAGCTTGATCAGGACTATGCACGCTTGAAATTGGATCAGGCGCGGCTGGCGAACCACAAGCTGATTAAGGTGGCGGCTGAGAAGCAACGCCTCAAACCGCCCGGCGCGGATAATACCGTGATGGTGGAAAGAAAAAAATAATACTAATAATGATAAGCCTGAAAAATCTTGGATTTGGAGGGTTTTGCGGAACGTAGTTCGGCAAATACATAACATGAGAATTTTAAGATGTTGATTAAGAACGAATATAAGCCTCGGATGCTGCCTAAGGCCGAAAAGGTAAAAAAACCTGTTACCAGCGACGGGCGTATCCGTATTGTTTTGGGGTGTATGGCTCTTGCTTTCACTGCACTGCTCGGGCGCGGTATTTATCTGCAAACCACGCAGCATGAATTTTTGAAAAATCAGGGCGATCAGCGTTTTGTCCGTACCCTGACTTTACCTGCGTCGCGCGGCATGATTACGGACCGTAACGGCGCGACTTTGGCGTTGAGCGCACCGACTGAATCCTTGTATGCCATGCCTTCCGGTATGGAAGAAATGCCGACTGCCGAACAGATGGCTAAGTTGGCGGCTATTGTTGATCTGCCTGTTGAGGCGTTGCAGGAAAAATTGGCGAAAAAAGATAAAGATTTTATTTATCTGAAGCGCCAACTCAGTCAAGAAAAAGCGGAAGAAATTAAAGCTTTGGGCATTAAAGGCTTGGCATTCCAAAAAGAACTGAAACGCCATTATCCGATGGGCAACCTGTTCGCGCACGTTATCGGCTTCACCAATATCGACGGCAAAGGACAGGAAGGCTTGGAATTGTCGCGTGAAGACAGTCTGCATGGTGCGGACGGTGCGAAAGTGGTTTTGCGCGACAATAAAGGCAATATCGTCGATAGTTTGGATTCTCCGCGCAACAGCGATCCGAAAAACGGGCAGGACATGGTTTTGTCTTTGGATCAACGTATTCAAACACTTGCCTATGATGAACTGAATAAAGCAGTGGCTTATCACAAAGCCAAAGCAGGTACGGTTGTGGTATTGGATGCGCAAACCGGCGAAATCTTGGCTTTGGTTAACAGCCCTGCCTACGATCCCAACCAACCAGGCAGCGCCGATAGCGAACAGCGCCGCAATCGAGCCGTTACCGATATGATTGAGCCGGGTTCTGCCATGAAGCCGTTTACGATTGCCAAAGCATTGGATTCCGGCAAAGTCGGTGTGGCTGATCGTTTTAACACCATGCCTTATAAAATCGGCCCCGCTACCGTGCGCGATACCCATGTGTATCCTACTTTGGATGTGCGCGGCATTATGCAAAAATCTTCCAATGTCGGTACCAGCAAACTGTCTGCAAAATTCACGCCTAAAGAAATGTATGATTTTTATCATGATTTGGGTGTGGGCGTGCGGATGCACTCCGGTTTTCCCGGTGAGACGGCTGGTCTTTTGAGAAGCTGGCGCAGATGGCAGTCGATTGAACAGGCAACCATGTCTTTCGGTTACGGTTTGCAATTGAGCCTGCTGCAATTGGCGCGTGCTTATACCATGTTGACACATGACGGCGAATTGTTGCCGGTCAGCTTTGAGAAACAGGCGGTTGCGCCCAAAGGCAAACGCGTCATTAAAGCTTCGACCGCGCGTGAAGTGCGTGATTTGATGGTTTCTGTAACCGAGCCCGGCGGTACAGGTACGGCGGGGGCGGTAGATGGTTTCGACGTCGGCGCGAAAACCGGTACGGCGCGTAAGTTGGTCAACGGACGTTACGTTGATAACAAACACGTGGCAACTTTCATCGGTTTTGCTCCTGCTAAAAATCCCCGTGTGATTGTGGCGGTAACCATCGACGAACCGACTGCAAACGGTTACTACGGCGGCGTAGTGGCAGGTCCGGTCTTCAAACAAGTCATGGGCGGCAGCCTGAATATCTTGGGCGTTTCCCCCACCAAGCCTCTGACCAATGTTGCAGCCGTCAAAACACCGTCTTAATCCGAGTATCAACGAGATTATTTTATGTTCAGCAAGTTAACCCCTTTAGCTGAAACCAACATTCCGCCTCTGCTGTGTGCAAACGCAGCAGGGCGTTTGTTGCATTCAGACAGCCGTCAAATTAAACAAGGTGATATTTTCGTTGCCTGTCAGGGCGAATATACGGACGGCCGCAGTTATATCCCCGCTGCCATTGCCAACGGCGCGGCTTTTGTTTTTTGGGACGACGACGGCAAATTTGCGTGGAATCCCGAATGGAAAGTCCCCAATCAAGGCATCAAAGATTTGAAACACCGTGCCGGCATGTTGGCGGCACAAGTTTACGGCAACGTTTCAGACGACCTCAAAGTCTGGGGCGTAACCGGTACCAACGGCAAAACCTCCATCACACAATGGCTGGCACAAGCCGCCGATTTATTGGGCGAAAAAACCGCCATCATCGGCACGGTCGGCAACGGCTTTTGGGGCGCATTGGAAGAAACCACGCACACCACCCCCGCCCCCGTCGATGTCCAAACCCTGCTCTACCGTTTCCGTCAACAAGGCGCGACAGCCGCCGCGATGGAAGTCTCTAGTCACGGCCTTGACCAATCGCGCGTCAACGGCGTGCCGTTCCGCAGCGCAATTTTCACCAACCTCACCCGCGACCACCTCGACTACCACGGCACGATGGAAGCCTATGGCGCCATCAAGTCACGCCTGTTTTACTGGCACGGCTTGAAACACGCTGTCATCAACGTAGATGACGAATATGGCGCAGAACTCGCAGGTCGTCTGAAAAAAGACTGTCCTGATTTGGTTGTTTACAGCTACGGCTTCAGCGAACACGCCGACATCCGCATTGTTCATTTCACCGCCTCTTCAGACGGCATGGAAGCCGTATTCCAAACCCCGTGGGGCGAAGGCCGCTGCCGCACCCGCCTGCTCGGACGGTTCAACGCGCAAAACCTCGCCGCCTGCATCGCCTTGCTTTGTGCCAACGGTTATCCGCTTGATAAAGTATTGGATGTGCTGGCAAAAATCCGTCCCGCCTCAGGCCGCATGGACTGCATCATGAACAGCGGCAAGCCCTTGGTTGTTGTCGATTATGCACACACGCCCGATGCATTGGAAAAAGCACTCTCCACCTTGCAGGAAATCAAACCGCAGGGTGCGGCTTTGTGGTGCGTATTCGGCTGCGGCGGCAACCGCGACCGCGGCAAACGCCCACTGATGGGCGCAGCAGCCGTACAGGGCGCAGATAAAGTCGTCGTAACCAGCGACAACCCGCGTTTGGAAAATCCGCGAGACATCATCAACGACATCCTGCCTGCCGTGCCCGCGCCCGAATGTGTCGAAACCGACCGTGCCGCCGCCATCCGTTACGCAGTCGAACGCGCCGCGGCAAACGACATCGTTCTGATTGCCGGCAAAGGACACGAAAATTATCAGGACATGCAGGGTGTGAAGCATCATTTTTCTGATTTCGAAGTTGCAGAGAAAGCGTTGGCAGAACGAATATAAAATAGACAATACAAATTTTTCAGACGACCTGAAGGCCATCAAGGTCGTCTGAAAACGTTTATCCCCTACAATAAAAGCAACACGACACACGCATTACGGCACGTCAGCCATTAAACCTATCGCAGTTGTTTCAGACGGCCTTTGATTATCGTTTCAAGAGGCCATCTGAAAAACAAGGAGACCGATTTGATGCTGAAAATGCCGACAAAAACCCTTTTAATCAGTGCAGTCATGATTTTATTTGCAGGCTGTACCACCAAACAACTGCCGCGCCCGAATGCCGAAATTGCCGAACTGAGGGCGAAAGAGCCGCCGGCGGCGCAAAGCCTGCCCAATCCTGTTAAAGGCAAGCGTTTTGACGATACTTGGGGCGCGGCGCGCAGTCAGGGGCGCAGACATGAGGGCGTGGATATTTTCGCCAAGAAAAACACGCCGATACGCAGCACGACGCCCGGTATCGTAACCAAAATCGGGCGCAACCGATTGGGTGGCAAAGTCATCGGCATCCAAGGGCCGGGCGCATGGCACTATTATGCCCACCTCAACAAATTCGCCCGCGTCCGCCTGTATGAACGCGTGAAAGAAGGACAGGTCATCGGCTATGTCGGCAAAACAGGAAACGCCAAAACCACGCCGGCCCATTTGCATTACGGCGTGTATCTGTCAAGCGGTGCGATTAATCCGTATCCGTTGATTAATCAGGAAAGATAAAATTTTCAAACGCCGTCTGAAATAAATTTTGAAACAAATAAACAAATAATGAGGGAACATTATGGGTATTTTTCGCTGCAATAAATGCGGCTGCATGAATGAGCATGACTACGAATCCGGAATGAGTGAAATTGCCTGTCCAAAATGCACGGCTCCGGTTAAGGTTTACGACACTTTATTTTTTGTCAGTAAATTGTTGGAACGATATTTTTCGGTGAACAGGGAATTGCAGGCTTTGAAGCAACAGGAAGACGGTGGAGAGGAAAATGTACAGCAAGATACTGGTTCGGAAAACCAAAATTATAATCCGCTGGCAGGCGTCAATTTATCGGAAACTGACATTTTAGCTACTGAAAAACAGCACGAACCGTTACGGCGATGGTTTGCCCGAGCTAATATTGTGCCGATGTTTAACTTACAGGCGGTAAATATGAGCGGTTTTTTTGATGAGGCTGCCGCTAAATTGGGCAGCAATTATCAGATTACTAAAAATATGTTGGGTCAGATTAGTTGGGCGTATGGCCACAACCATACAAGCATTAGTTTGGATGTCGGCAAAATGTCGCAAAAAGACGGGCAGACAATGAATAATCTATGCCGACAATTTTATAGCCATACTCTGTTTTCTAAGTATTTTTATCAGAAACAGGAAAAAATTGTCCGCTTGAATCTGCAACGTGCCACTGCCATCAAGCACTTTTTTTGTGGTGGTTGGCTTGAATGGTTTGCGTTGGGCAAAATGCTTGAAGAAGCAAAACAAAAAGGCAAGGATTATGCTTTTTCTTGCGCTAGAAATATAAAAATCGAATTCGACAATGAAGATAAACATGAGTTGGATGTCGTATTTTTACCGATGGGTAAAGAGCCGATTGTGGTGGAATGTAAATCAGGGGAATTCAGACGAGACATTGAAAAATATGTACGCTTGAAAAAACGATTGAATTTGCCGGATGACCGTTTTGTGATATTGGCTGCCGATTTAGAGGAAAGCCAGGCAGTAGCATTAGGCAGTATGTACGGTTTAACTTTTGTTAC from Neisseria sp. DTU_2020_1000833_1_SI_GRL_NUU_006 includes these protein-coding regions:
- a CDS encoding ABC transporter substrate-binding protein, producing the protein MKLSRFSSLALAAALAFGTAAVHAKPVQITDVNGRKVTVDLPAKRVVLGFYYQDYMAIGGKDALNNVVGFSKAVWADWAPPSWAAFSKAVPKLNQLADVGEVEVGTFSVEKVLALKPDLLILADWQYKALGSDLDRINKAGIPIVVLDYNAQTVAKHIQSTKLIGTLTGQQQKADKLAADYKRIADTIQARVKKANLPKPKVYVEFGNKGPAEHSVTFGKSMWGSMATLVGGNNIAASSVEFYGPINPEKVLAAKPDVIVITGRETELKKSPTAMVMGWGIPKAEAEKRLAGFAKRAGWANLPAIKNNRLYAAYHANSRTLSDGASIQFMAKAIYPQLFKDFNPEKTYTDFYRQNLPVVPNGTFYLYPKGQ
- a CDS encoding glutathione synthetase, which encodes MLTITTCLAYPEPPSNLLPLADALTRDGIPTTFAPWQNRPESAFILPLCAWDYAAEPEAFGQWLTEAQACGQRFINPVGLMRWNMDKRYLCDLAEWGADVIPSVQTSSEKEKLEEILENRGWREAVVKPVIGQSGRGVAKIRAGEVSLTAEDYPQGVIVQPYIREIETAGETSLVFFEGRFSHAVLRMPSQGEWRANSAYGVAVNPAGPPEKAVETARQILAMLPQIPAYARIDGTLIGERLLLNELELIEPALYLHTAENAVAHMAQAVKRVIAG
- a CDS encoding HAD-IA family hydrolase codes for the protein MMKPELIIFDWDGTLADTTRPIIRTFQQSFADCGLKAPDADAIRALIGYSLPEIIFRLAPNAGEHLREELAETYAAHYLNPNNHNMTLFPEAIPCLNTLKQQGFWLAVATGKGRTGLDRSIMQTGTADFWMATACASEYASKPAPDMVFALCSELGLEPSQTLIVGDTTHDLDMAANAKAPAVAVPTGAHTAAQLATRPHLAILNDLSELPGFIARL
- a CDS encoding quinone-dependent dihydroorotate dehydrogenase, which translates into the protein MYSLARSLLFKLDAEKAHHFTLDALNKVYRLGLLPIFDNRTKPVKLMGITLPSPVGLAAGLDKNGEYIDALGALGFGFLEIGTVTPKPQPGNPQPRLFRVPEHQGIINRMGFNNHGIDAMIRNIEKSRYQGVLGINIGKNAVTPIENAADDYLICLEKAYAHASYITVNISSPNTKNLRALQGGDELSALLEALKNKQAQLSAAHGKYVPLAVKIAPDLDEAQIEDIAHVVKAVEMDGIIATNTTIDKSSLGSHPLAGEQGGLSGLPVREKSNQVLKTLAEYIDGKLPIIGVGGIMNSKDAAEKIRLGATAVQVYSGMIYKGPALVRDCLAALK
- a CDS encoding class I SAM-dependent methyltransferase, whose product is MKAHLPLPSPAAQASSSKLFEIITQEIKAQNNWIPFSRFMDLALYIPEYGYYTGGSHKIGTDGDFITAPTLTPLFGQTLARQLAELLPQTAGNIYEFGAGTGHLAATLLKSLSDDLKHYHIIELSPELAERQRQFIAEHTTPQLAQKVIHLTELPESFDGIIIGNEVLDAMPIEIIRRTQNTFQHIGVSINPDGQLEQSPQPLKQPNLLRSAATYFPETEHPYTSELHPAQYAFILTLAQKITRGGMIFIDYGFDAAQYYHPQRDEGTLIAHYRHHTVHDTFFHIGLTDLTAHVNFTDIAQAGTDGGLDLIGYLPQSHFLFNLGITDLLAQTAPLGTADYLRVSTAVQKLTDQHEMGELFKVIAFGKNIGIDWTGFRFGDICHKL
- the mraZ gene encoding division/cell wall cluster transcriptional repressor MraZ, with amino-acid sequence MFGGAHELSIDSKGRLAIPAKFRDILLRHYTPSIVVTLDSRQKLLMYPEAEWAKVAEQLLCLKTAGNPMLQRYQNLLLHNADTLEWDSAGRVLIPANLRKRVDFEKDVTLVGRANRLELWGREQWEAEMTQALDDDPEELAFQLSQTDLQL
- the rsmH gene encoding 16S rRNA (cytosine(1402)-N(4))-methyltransferase RsmH is translated as MSNAEYQHITVLLNEAVDALAVREDGIYVDGTFGRGGHSRLILSRLGSQGRLIVFDKDPQAIEAAQKLAEQDGRVTVVHDGFSSFQTTLDKLDIEEIDGALFDLGISSPQIDDGARGFSFRFDAPLDMRMDPTRGMSAAEWIATASEQDLHEVIKNYGEERFSRQIARAIVAQRTESPIDTTRKLAQLVAQNVRTRERGQDPATRTFQAVRIFINRELEEVEAVLPQVIGRLKQGGRLAVIAFHSLEDRIVKQFVKKYSQHPPLPRWAAVKEADLPLPPLKAVGKAIKPGVEETASNPRARSAVLRVAERTGGEIAE
- the ftsL gene encoding cell division protein FtsL, whose translation is MNKLNILLLVLVSVSAFAVVTVQDQSRLHFIALDKAQKQEIKLDQDYARLKLDQARLANHKLIKVAAEKQRLKPPGADNTVMVERKK